atggctaccacagcattctgcagtgatacgccatcccatctggtttgcgcttagtgggactatcttttttttcaacaagacaatgacccaacacacctccaggctgtgtaagggctattttaccaagtaggagagtgatggagtgctgcatcagatgaccattgagatggtttgggatgagttggaccacagagtgaaggaaaagcagtcaacaagtgctcagcatatgtgggaactcctttgagactgttggaaaagcattccaggtgaagctggttgagagaatgccaatagtgtgcaaagctgtcatcaatgcaaaatggtggctactttgaagaactacaaatctcaaatatattttgatttatttaacacttttttggttactacatgattcaatatgtgttatttcatagttctattctacaatgtagaaaatagtaaagataaaggaaaacccttgaatgagtaggtgtgtccagtagGTGtgtagacagccatttttaagtcatctcatagattttcaagccgaattatgtcaaaactgtaattaagccaattaggaacattcaatgacttcttggtaagcaactccagtgaatatttggccttgtgttttaggttgttgtcctgctgaagggtgaatttgtctcccagtgtctggtagaaagcagactgaaccaggttttatcgtaaaaaaaactccctcgttcttgccgatgacatgcatacccacaacatgttgcagccaccaccatgcttgaaaatatgaagagtggtactcagtgatgtgttgtgttggatttgccccaaacgtaacgctttgtattcaggacataaagttaatttctttgccacatgttttgcagttttactttagtgcctaatTGTAAAcacaatgcatgttttggaatatttttattctgtacaggcttccttcttttcactgtcaattaaggttagtattgtgtagtaactcAAATGTTGATGactcatcctcagttttctcctatcacaaccattaaacgttctaactgttttaaagtcaccattggcctaatggtgaaatccctgagtgttttccttctccagcaactgagttaggaaggatgcctgtatttttgtaatgactgggtgtattgatacaccatccaaagttgaattaataacttcaacatgctcaaagggatattcaatgtcttctttatttgtacccatctaccaaaagaTGCCCtactttgtgaggcattggaaaacttccctcgTCTCTTtcgttgaatctatgtttgaaattcactgctcgactgagggacattacagataaatatatgtgtggggtacggaGAAGATGTAGTCGTTCAAaggtcatgttaaacactattattgcacacatagtgagtccatgcaactgtttatgtgacttgttaagcaaatttttactcctgagcttatttaggcttgcctattGTAAGTTACTTATCTGTGTTTACTGTGTTGTGTAATACTCTGCAGGTAGCTATGCCACTTATACAGTCCTTTGTTAATCGTGTTGTTGCTCTACTTGTGCTATCAGTTATTGTGTATATTCATTACCCCTGTTTTCTGTCCATTACTGAACCACTACCATTACATTACCTTTCCATGTCCATTTCATTACTGCGTGTCAATAATGTATCCTTGTATGTAACTCTGAGGTTGCCTTCTTACTGGGGGAGGTGCTAgcgcaacctggtctcagagcatttcgtattattctgtatgtatatCAGAGACACCCCATTTAGTATGAAATGTTATGTTATATATGctatgtattcatttgtaaatGTCTATCACCCATacagtataatatgttacgaattacaattcatattatattgtatgttatgaatttgcaaaacgtacaatatgttacaaacttgcaaaacgtacaatatgttacaaatttgcaaaacgtatgataagaattctagctaggtggctaacgttagctacttggctaacattagttaggttagggtgtaggtttagggttagggttaagtttaggagttaggtaacagggttaaggttagggttaggggaaggattagctaaaagggttaaggttagtgttaggggaagggttagctaacatgctaagtagttgcaaaattagctaaaaaagtagtaagtagttaaaaagttgctagttagctaaaatgctcaagttggccgtgatgagattcaaactcgcaacctttgggttgctagacattcgtgtTATATGCCAACCCATCCACCCTGACGAACCACCCTTCTTTCATTTTTGTCTTAAGTAACTATCTGTCTtatataaccataccaaacgtaacatataatacgaaacCGTAGTTTTTCGGTCCCCAAATGTACATTtattatgttacgtctagtctatgagaccaggctggagtcTGGAGTCCAAATGGAGTCTCTTTCACTCTTAGGTGTGGTGCTGGCTCTAGATGCATGTGCCTACGTGCTACTGGGCCTTGTCATCTTGCTGATCAAGAGGAAGCTCCAGAGAGACCAGGAGTCAGCTTAAAAAACACCCAGCCATGGGGCTCTGTAAGCAGGGTAAAACAGACGTGGTGAGTTTGGTCGCAGCTGCACTCTGTTGAGAACTGAAGAACTACTCAAGATTCCCACGAGATGTTCCATCTAAGAGGACCCTGCTGGAGAGTTCCATGGTCGTCTCCATAGTGATTGGGTCGAGGTGGTTCCTGTGGTGCGTTCCGAGTTCTTCGACCCAGCTCTATCCATTTTCTATAGGGGCATCTCAAATGACATTTGTCGAGTGCAGCACTACTTTTAACAATAACCATCTGCTAAGTTAAAGGTTATTTGTCTCAACAACTGTTGTTTTAAGGAGTTGGTGTTGTTGTTTTCCTGTATTGGCATTATTATTGTGAAGACGATTATAACTATTACTGTAATGAACATTACTCACCACTTGGTGACAGCACAGAGCTGATATGGTCATGTCTGTCAAGCTATTTTATCAAAAAGAGCCTCACACCTTTATTTGGCCAAAGACTAATTGTTACATGAGACATTCAGAATGTGCCTGGTGTCCTTTTTCATGTTTGCAAGCCTGTCTCTTTCCTCAGTTCTTGTTTCAAGAACTAGGTATGAACGCCATATTGTTAGCTCATCACAACTTTTGATAGACTCATGAAATTATACAATACAAGCATTTTCTCTCTTTGCTCTGTCATCGTTGTCTCTCCACCTCCCACTCGTTCACACCCCAGACTCCTTCATCACCATTTTCTCTCCTTATCCGATCTCCTTAACCCACCCTTtcactgtctctcaattccccagatcGCCAGTAACACGCAACAGTCTCATTTTAATCTATGAGGCATAAGAAACATCTCACTATAACCACGATGTATTATCTTATAATGAAACATACAGTGCCAGCCAAAAgtttaaagggtttttctttatttttactattttctacattgtagaataatagtgaagacatcaaaatgatgaaataacacatatggaatcatgtagtaaccaaaaaagtgttaaacaaatccaaatagattttagattttagattcttcaaagtagccagcctttgccttgttgacagctttgaaCGCTCTTggcataaagaaaaaccctggaatgattaggtgtgtccaaacactggtactgtatgtaatgtacaATTGTCTGAGAGAGAAATCAAATTATCTCATGCAACTTTAGAATGATATGAATTAAAGTATATCATGGTAGAACTCTGATATTATGGGGTCAAACGCTTCCATaaatggagtgagtgtgtgttgaggATCActggagagactgggagagaatcCTGCATCCAGCAGGCCTAGCTAAACCACAGGTGGGTGTCAGTCACGTCTCCCCTAACTCAGGCCTGTGGGTAAAACTCTGCACTTAACTACTGTAGGAGCCTTTCTCTGTAAGTCTCTGTCTGCGGGCCCCCTACGGGGCCTGTCGGTCGTGGTGTCGGCAGAGTCTCTAAGGAGAGGACTCTAGGTAATCAGGGTGTATCTGAGCGCAAACGACCTCAGAGCCAGTCATGCTAGCAACTTCCATGGAGTTTGActtgaactatactgaacaaaaatgtaaacgcgaCGTTCAACAATTTCaatggttttactgagttacagttcatataaggaaatcagtcaattaaatgaATTCaataggtcctaatctatggatttcacatgactgggcagcggTGCAGCCacaggtgggcctgggagggcataggcgcacacactggggagccaggcccagccaatcggaaTTAGTTTTTCCAataaaggggctttattacagacagaaatactcctcagtttcatcagctgtccgggtggctggtctcagatgaccctgctggtgaagaagctggatgtggaggtcctgggctggaatggttacatgtggtcgccggttgtgaggccggttggacgtactgtcaaattctttAAAATTACGTTGTAGGAGGTTTAtattagagaaattaacattaaattctctggcaacagctctggtagacattcctgcaggcagcatgccaattgcacaatccctcaaaacttgagacatttgtggcattgtgttgtgtgacaaaactgcatattttagagtggcttttcacaaggtgcacctgtgtaatgatcatgctgtttaatcatcttcttgatatgccacacctgtcaggtggatggattatcttggcaaaggagaaatgctaacaaggatgtaaacacatttctgcataaaacatgagcgaaataagctttttgtgcgtattgaaaacttctgggatctttcaattcagctcatgaaacatgggaccaaaacttcacatgttgcgtttacatttttgtccaAACACTCACCAGTAACTACATTTGAAAATGAACTGGGGGTGAAACCTAGTTCCTGAACccgcccctgagcaaggcagttaaccctctgtttcccgggcgcccgaagacgtggatgtcgattaaggcagccccacgcatctctctgattcagaggggttgggttaaatgcggaagacacatttcagttgaatgcattcagttgtacaactgactaggtatcccctttcccattATCCACAATATTGTAGATATTATCTCcttatctgcaatattaaagttgTTATCCCATCATTTTGCCAAGAGGTTACCTCCATTAAATAAGCCACCTAAAAACACACTGTCTAACTTTGTGCCCAAAGAACTTAATTCAATATTTTGATGTAAAATGAATGTGTGGTTTCCGCCCCGGCTGTGTTGTCTCCCCGAGTGTGAGTTTACCAGGCCAGACCAATCACAGCCGCCAATGACGCTGATGATGAGAATGACGAATATGatgacgtgtgtgtgcgtgtgtgtggagtaGGTGACTCTTGCTGTGGATTCGAGTTTCTTTAAGTGAACCTCATCCCTGATAATGGAAAAGCAGGACTATATTTGGAGGGGGTGATGTCACAAGTGGTTGACGGTGAAGCCTTTatctgtgtgagcatgtgtgtgacaGTCTCAGAAACCACTGACAGTAGCCGTGTCTGTCTTTGGAACCACTGGCGATTGGGTTTAACTACTGAGGGTGAGTTGACCAGACCATTAGGATTCGTATTTGAACTGAGAGAGTTGGAGGCCAAGACACTATACACCATACTATCCAAAGTATTTTTCTCTGTTTTCCCTGTGGGGTTGAGAGTaggctgttgtgtggtgtgtctgtttgGTGGTCTTTGATTAGCATGGTTCTCTAGACTACAGGACTTTTACTGTTTCTGTTGTCATTCTATTATAAAGTGTTCTAGTAGCATACACTGAACATACTTGATGGGTGTAGGTTACACTATTCACAGGCATGTGCAATTCAATGGCGTGTGTGATTACTGACTGTCCATCTTTTGTTTTCATGCAGGGATCTCGCGTGCACGATGTATCACCTGAAGCTGCCGGTGTTCCTTCTCGTGCCTCTGGTGCTGCTGCGCTGTGTCGCCACCGCCCCTAGCAACATGTGAGAGCGCAAAGCTGCCTCGGTTATTTCCGTTATTTCTGAGTGTCACTTCTGTGATGTACAATTACAAGTGTCGTGCAGTGTCGCCGAAAGTTCAATTGTCACTAGGAAGCGGGCTTAATTTTGCAGGTGAATGAATCAGTCAACTGATTTAGCACCGGTTTTAAGCTGACACATCCAGTGACTTGGCACATCCATCTTGAACCGTAAGAAATCAATTAACGACGTGGGTAGTCTAACTCTAAAATCGGCTAATGACATTGATGAGATCATTGAGATGAATATCCATTGCAATCGTGACATCGAAGAGGTCGGGTTTTGTCTTACCAAGGCAGAGACAGGAATATGTGGTTCGCGTAAATGTGATCAAGTGCGTACTGGAGGGGGACTAGTGGCCACTCCATTGCGCCATCGAGAAGTGAGCTGATGTTTTGAAGTGGGCATCAGTCACCGGTCTGAGTGACGGTTTGGCTCTTTCCTCATCCTGATTCAGGTACTTCACCTCATCTAGTGAGCAGGAAAGCGCGCTCCCGGACAGAGAAGGCTGGCTCGTGCCCGGGATCGTCTCCAACCCCTTTCTCGGCCTCATTTCCGCGCGGCTACAGAGAGGGCTCACATCTGTCAACAGGTAAGGTTGCACCTTATTATATAAGTCGCACCTATTTTATCGATTTGTTGATTGAGTGCAAATGTTGATAATTTTGCCGAGACAACACTGTAAGAAAATTATTATTTAGTAAATGGATCCACAGCCTTTTTTTAATATACTCAACTCGTCAGTCAAAAGTTTTATCAGAAATTTTATCTGACCTCAACATTTTTAGTTGGCGCCAGAATTTGCTCCGATTTAAGAAAAATCTAGGTTAGGGACACCCACACATTAAAatagtgcttttaacatacaatgttttcaaccTACATATTTGACACATTGACAtaaacatgattacattgtgcatgatcattttatacagtcatttttattcaacatgtcctcacctgggatttgaacttacGATCTCTGAGTTCCCTTCCCGGCATCCCTATCTATGTGCTACCCCATCATGTATGTCAACATGTGTAAAATATGTAGGTTAAAAACTCAGTTTGGGCCAACTAAAAAATGtaagttcaggtaacactttgactgaaagttgagtaaacaaaacaaaaggctGTGGAAACCAGTtactaaataatattttttttacagagaaGATTCATGTGGATCATAATTGAACTAAGCTGAAatttgtggggggggggattacagaatatttcaatatatagtgataatagtattataaattcaattaaataatagtgatcttaataataataatagtttattgctattactattattgttactAGTAGCTGCAGTAGTGATATTATCATATTAGTATCATTGTTATGGTGGGCTATTTTTATCCACTTACCGACAGTATGTCTGGTAGGCCAATAACTTTGCTACATTTTCCTGATCTTCATCCCTCTATAAATGTTTAGATAAGTAATGCATAATTTGTTTGACAACATCGGATGAATTGATTGCTGTCCTCCCATATCCCATCAGCCACCACATAGAGAAAAGGAAGTGCAACACAGCTACCTGTGTGACCCAGCGACTGGCCGACTTCCTGACCCGCTCCAGCAACACCATCGGCACGGTGTACGCCCCCACCAACGTAGGCTCCAGCACCTACGGGAAACGGGATCTACGGCGGCCTCCCAGCTATCTGCCTCTCTAGTGATGCATGGGTTGAATCCCACTGATGTAGGATATGCTCGGCTGAAATGACCACACCGCCATGTATAGGCCAATGTATACTTTTCAAAACAACAATGATGGTTATGAATCGTTAACTTGAGTTTTTGGGTTCTTTTATAAACTTCAGAAAAAAACAGCGCCTTTTGGTTTagaataataacaaaaaaagtcTTTGTTACACAAATCAGACTAGAGGCTGATGAGATACTAGTCTCTGTTCTGTGACCCTAACTGGTTCAACTCAACACTAAACCCACAATGGCATGTGAATAAAATGTGATGTAAAAAAAAGGTAAACGGGTGCATAAGGCATATAAAATACAAGTTTTGtccttctgtttgtctgttgtgtaggttatttgtttttttgtaataaaGTTGATGGATTTTTGAAAGTCGTTGGTTACACCGCTGGGTGAAACTGCCGGGTCACACAGGTAGCCGTGTTGCAATTcatgaaccagagttacactgttaacaatgaggcggtgtgccctagtaggaagaccactttgtgcagctcaccctgcactatcaagtctacctctgataagcttcccagtaaattAATCCAAGCAACcaagaaaagtgctaaaaatagcccatattaacaatgcagcctgagaaacaaggtccatgaagtcaatgacttgcttgtaacagatgacattcatattctgact
This window of the Salvelinus sp. IW2-2015 linkage group LG24, ASM291031v2, whole genome shotgun sequence genome carries:
- the LOC111951278 gene encoding islet amyloid polypeptide, producing MYHLKLPVFLLVPLVLLRCVATAPSNMYFTSSSEQESALPDREGWLVPGIVSNPFLGLISARLQRGLTSVNSHHIEKRKCNTATCVTQRLADFLTRSSNTIGTVYAPTNVGSSTYGKRDLRRPPSYLPL